One window of the Pedobacter ginsengisoli genome contains the following:
- a CDS encoding FMN-binding glutamate synthase family protein, with protein MRKAFIAIAAFLVALTVMLGLTYPPLWWLFIFTGPVVLLGIYDLYQPKHSIVRNYPVVGRLRYFMEDLRPKVYQYFVESDTNGKPFSRLSRSLIYQRAKRENDTIPFGTQLDVYENGYEWLSHSISAISHTELNEDPRVLVGGPECLKPYSASIYNISAMSFGSLSQNAILALNGGAKMGNFAHNTGEGGISDYHANPGGDLIWQIGTGYFGCRHHDGTFNYEAFAERASTDQVKMIEIKLSQGAKPGHGGILPAKKVTPEIAKIRLVKEGFDVISPPAHAAFKTPLELIGFVKKLRELSGGKPIGIKLCIGRRSEFFSICKAMVETGSYVDFITVDGGEGGTGASPQEFSNAVGMPLREAVAFVYDVLVGFNLKKHIKIIASGKVASGFDLVKNIALGADLCNSARGMMFALGCIQALECNSNTCPTGVATQDPSLMKGLVVEDKTVRVYNFHKLTVASAVELLGAAGLHHPYQLTRAYINRRTAPNVMQSYMESFPYIPEGSLLKSPYPLRFELGMALSVSTSFVPSDYKVSLVDYTHANSFADDLNQNLNR; from the coding sequence ATGAGAAAAGCATTTATCGCAATTGCGGCGTTTTTGGTAGCACTTACTGTAATGTTGGGCCTTACTTATCCACCTTTATGGTGGTTGTTTATTTTTACCGGCCCGGTTGTTTTACTTGGTATTTATGATCTGTATCAACCAAAACACAGTATAGTAAGAAACTATCCGGTAGTAGGTAGATTAAGGTACTTTATGGAAGATTTGAGGCCTAAAGTTTATCAGTATTTTGTTGAAAGTGATACCAATGGTAAACCTTTTAGCAGATTAAGCCGCTCTTTAATTTATCAGCGTGCAAAAAGAGAAAATGATACCATTCCATTTGGTACCCAGTTAGATGTATATGAGAATGGGTATGAATGGTTAAGTCATAGTATTTCTGCAATCAGCCATACTGAGCTTAATGAGGATCCAAGGGTATTGGTTGGCGGTCCTGAATGTTTAAAGCCGTATTCTGCAAGTATTTATAATATATCTGCAATGAGTTTTGGTTCATTAAGTCAAAATGCAATTCTTGCATTAAATGGTGGTGCTAAGATGGGTAACTTTGCTCATAATACGGGTGAGGGTGGTATTAGTGATTACCATGCTAATCCCGGTGGAGATTTGATATGGCAAATTGGAACAGGTTATTTTGGTTGCCGTCATCATGATGGTACATTTAATTATGAGGCCTTTGCGGAGAGAGCAAGTACAGATCAGGTAAAAATGATTGAAATTAAGCTTTCGCAAGGAGCTAAACCCGGGCATGGAGGTATATTGCCCGCCAAAAAGGTTACACCCGAAATAGCCAAGATAAGGCTGGTAAAAGAAGGCTTTGATGTGATTTCGCCTCCGGCTCATGCTGCTTTTAAAACCCCCTTGGAATTAATTGGTTTTGTAAAGAAGTTAAGAGAGCTTTCGGGCGGAAAGCCTATCGGTATTAAGCTTTGTATAGGACGAAGAAGTGAGTTTTTTTCAATATGTAAAGCCATGGTCGAAACTGGCAGTTATGTAGATTTTATTACTGTTGATGGGGGCGAGGGAGGTACCGGTGCTTCACCTCAGGAGTTTTCTAATGCTGTGGGTATGCCATTAAGGGAGGCTGTTGCTTTTGTTTATGATGTTCTTGTAGGGTTTAACCTGAAAAAGCACATTAAAATTATTGCTTCGGGTAAAGTGGCTTCAGGATTTGATTTGGTAAAGAACATTGCACTTGGAGCCGACCTTTGTAATTCAGCCAGAGGGATGATGTTTGCCCTTGGTTGTATACAAGCCCTGGAATGTAATAGTAATACGTGCCCTACAGGTGTAGCAACACAAGATCCAAGTTTAATGAAGGGACTTGTAGTAGAGGATAAAACGGTAAGGGTTTATAATTTCCATAAACTTACTGTAGCGAGTGCAGTAGAATTATTAGGCGCCGCGGGGCTGCATCATCCTTATCAATTAACAAGAGCATATATCAACAGGCGTACTGCACCGAACGTAATGCAATCGTATATGGAAAGTTTCCCATATATTCCTGAAGGGAGTTTATTAAAATCGCCTTATCCTTTACGGTTTGAGCTGGGGATGGCATTAAGTGTGTCTACAAGCTTTGTGCCTTCCGATTATAAAGTTTCTTTGGTTGATTACACTCATGCAAATTCGTTTGCCGATGATTTGAATCAGAACCTGAATAGGTAA
- a CDS encoding L-threonylcarbamoyladenylate synthase — MLIKIYPENPNPKAIEQVVEVLKKGGIIIYPTDTVYGMGCDIGNHKAIEKICRLRGIKPEKANFSFICSDLRHISDYIKPIDTTTFRVLKKALPGPFTFILNANSNVPKLLSSNKKTVGIRVPDNDIAREIVLQLGNPILSTSIHDDDEVVEYSTDPELIHEKYEDTVDIVIDGGYGDNEPSTVVDCTLGDFEIIRQGKGNLENYL, encoded by the coding sequence ATGCTTATTAAAATCTACCCAGAAAATCCAAATCCCAAGGCAATTGAGCAAGTTGTTGAAGTATTGAAAAAGGGAGGAATAATCATCTATCCAACCGACACCGTTTATGGGATGGGTTGTGACATTGGTAATCATAAAGCAATTGAAAAAATCTGTAGGCTGAGGGGCATTAAACCTGAAAAAGCCAACTTCTCTTTTATCTGCTCGGACTTAAGACATATTTCTGATTACATAAAACCAATTGATACTACAACCTTTAGGGTACTGAAAAAGGCATTACCTGGTCCATTTACATTTATCTTAAATGCGAACAGCAATGTACCGAAGCTATTGAGTTCTAATAAAAAAACTGTTGGTATAAGGGTACCTGACAATGACATTGCAAGAGAAATTGTATTACAACTTGGCAATCCAATCCTCTCTACTTCTATACATGACGATGATGAGGTAGTAGAGTATTCAACAGATCCTGAACTGATCCATGAAAAGTATGAAGATACTGTGGATATTGTAATTGATGGTGGATATGGAGACAATGAGCCATCTACAGTTGTAGATTGTACATTGGGAGATTTTGAAATTATCCGTCAAGGAAAAGGAAACTTGGAAAACTATCTGTAA
- a CDS encoding SDR family oxidoreductase: MDFKNKVVIITGASSGIGKACAEEFARRGANLVLGARQYVTLCEITADLEARYGIRAIAVQADVSKEEECEVLVKQALITFSRIDILINNAGLSMRALFDELDLSVLKNLMDVNFWGTVYCTKYALPEILKTKGSIIGVSSIAGYRGLPGRTGYSASKFAMNGFMESLRTELLKTGVHVMVACPGFTASNIRVTALAKDGASHGETSMEEGKMMTAEEVATRIVDGIAARKRTLVMTGQGKLTVWINKLLPALADKLVFNHFTKEKNALIK, from the coding sequence ATGGATTTTAAGAATAAAGTAGTCATAATTACGGGTGCATCATCTGGTATTGGAAAAGCATGTGCCGAAGAGTTTGCAAGACGAGGTGCTAACCTGGTGCTTGGTGCCAGACAATACGTTACGCTTTGTGAAATTACTGCCGATCTGGAGGCAAGGTATGGCATAAGGGCTATTGCAGTACAAGCAGATGTGAGCAAAGAAGAAGAATGTGAAGTACTTGTTAAACAAGCTTTGATTACTTTTAGCAGGATAGATATATTAATCAACAATGCAGGCTTATCTATGCGCGCGTTATTTGATGAACTGGATCTGTCTGTATTAAAAAACCTGATGGATGTTAATTTCTGGGGTACAGTTTATTGCACCAAATATGCTCTTCCCGAAATCTTAAAAACCAAAGGGAGTATAATTGGTGTGTCCTCTATCGCTGGTTATCGTGGTTTGCCTGGCCGTACGGGTTATTCGGCCTCTAAGTTTGCTATGAATGGTTTTATGGAATCATTACGAACTGAATTGCTTAAAACAGGTGTTCATGTGATGGTTGCTTGTCCGGGTTTTACGGCTTCTAATATTAGGGTTACTGCACTAGCTAAAGATGGCGCCTCGCATGGAGAGACAAGTATGGAAGAGGGTAAAATGATGACAGCCGAAGAAGTGGCCACTCGTATAGTTGATGGTATTGCGGCAAGAAAGCGAACTTTAGTTATGACAGGGCAGGGTAAACTAACTGTATGGATTAATAAGTTATTACCCGCACTGGCCGATAAACTTGTTTTTAATCATTTTACTAAAGAAAAGAATGCCTTGATTAAGTAA
- the trpA gene encoding tryptophan synthase subunit alpha, whose amino-acid sequence MNRIKKLFQEKKDILSIYYTAGYPNLGDTVAIAEELERSGADLLEIGFPYSDPVADGPVIQASSKQALDNGMDLKLLFEQLKDLRKKVSIPVLLMGYVNPMLQFGVENFCKACAEVGVDGCIVPDLPMVEHEELYEPVFAKYGLSNIFLVTPQTSEERIRKIDNLSNGFIYLLSSSATTGKNLQVSDTTEAYFSRIASLKLQNPTMIGFGISSKETFDKACKYANGAIIGTAFVKSLSADDVQGSVKQFMKEFKP is encoded by the coding sequence ATGAATAGAATTAAGAAGTTATTTCAGGAAAAGAAAGATATATTATCAATTTATTATACAGCCGGTTATCCTAATTTGGGAGACACAGTTGCAATTGCTGAAGAGTTAGAACGTTCGGGTGCAGACTTATTGGAAATAGGCTTCCCTTATTCTGATCCTGTTGCTGATGGACCGGTAATACAGGCAAGCAGTAAACAGGCGCTTGATAATGGTATGGATTTAAAATTGTTATTTGAGCAGCTTAAAGACCTACGAAAAAAAGTAAGCATTCCCGTTTTACTAATGGGCTACGTTAATCCAATGCTTCAATTTGGCGTCGAAAATTTTTGCAAAGCTTGTGCAGAAGTGGGTGTTGATGGGTGTATAGTTCCAGATTTACCGATGGTTGAGCACGAAGAGCTTTATGAACCTGTTTTTGCTAAATATGGTTTAAGCAATATTTTTCTGGTTACCCCTCAAACTTCTGAAGAGAGGATCCGTAAAATAGATAACTTAAGCAATGGTTTTATCTACTTGTTGTCATCTTCAGCAACTACAGGTAAGAATCTACAGGTATCTGATACTACCGAAGCATATTTTTCAAGAATTGCTTCCCTAAAACTTCAAAACCCAACTATGATAGGTTTTGGGATCAGTAGTAAAGAAACCTTTGATAAAGCTTGCAAATATGCAAATGGAGCAATTATAGGTACCGCATTCGTTAAAAGTTTGTCTGCAGATGATGTTCAGGGCAGTGTCAAACAATTCATGAAAGAATTTAAACCTTAA
- the nhaA gene encoding Na+/H+ antiporter NhaA yields the protein MTKIINLQAFKDFLRSGQIGGVLLMICVVISLIIANSNHKDNFSELLLTDLGFTLGSISYSLSVSAWINDALMAIFFLLVGLEIKRELVEGELSSVKSASLPVVAALGGMLIPAFIYFILNKNTDTASGWGIPMATDIAFALAIISMLGKSIPASLKIFLAALAIVDDLGAILVIAIFYTNEVHLDYLLMAGGVLALLLVFNFFKIKQLYFYLIPGIFLWYFIHHSGIHATIAGVLLALTIPCNSNNIESPLEKLEHLLNGPVNYFIMPIFALANTNITFQKEMLGGLVSPLGLGIITGLFAGKTIGVALFSWIAVKLKLGTLPSESGWKHIIGLGMLAGIGFTMSIFISLLSFSDEMHVTEAKFAILCASVIAGLAGFIFLKSIKEKAPVKV from the coding sequence ATGACGAAAATAATAAACCTACAAGCATTTAAGGACTTTTTGCGTTCAGGCCAAATCGGCGGTGTACTGTTAATGATTTGTGTTGTAATTTCGCTAATTATTGCAAATTCAAACCACAAAGACAATTTTTCTGAATTATTATTAACGGACTTAGGCTTTACGCTTGGCTCTATTTCTTATTCTCTTTCGGTTTCTGCCTGGATAAATGATGCACTCATGGCTATATTTTTTCTTTTGGTAGGATTAGAGATAAAAAGAGAATTGGTAGAAGGTGAATTATCATCTGTAAAAAGTGCTTCGTTACCTGTGGTTGCAGCACTTGGAGGCATGTTGATACCTGCATTTATTTATTTTATTTTAAATAAGAATACGGATACTGCATCGGGCTGGGGAATTCCAATGGCTACAGACATTGCCTTTGCATTAGCCATTATCTCTATGCTAGGGAAAAGTATACCTGCTTCATTAAAAATATTTCTTGCTGCCCTAGCCATTGTTGATGACCTTGGAGCTATACTGGTTATTGCTATTTTTTACACAAATGAGGTGCATCTGGATTATCTATTGATGGCGGGCGGAGTACTTGCGTTGTTACTTGTATTTAACTTTTTCAAAATCAAACAACTTTACTTTTACCTTATCCCTGGCATCTTTTTATGGTACTTTATCCACCATTCCGGCATACATGCAACAATTGCAGGTGTATTACTTGCACTTACCATACCATGCAATTCGAATAACATCGAATCGCCTTTAGAAAAGCTTGAACATTTATTAAACGGCCCGGTAAATTATTTTATAATGCCAATATTTGCGTTGGCAAATACCAATATTACCTTTCAAAAAGAAATGCTTGGAGGCCTGGTATCTCCATTAGGACTTGGAATTATAACTGGGCTGTTTGCGGGCAAAACAATAGGTGTAGCTTTATTCTCATGGATAGCGGTAAAACTTAAGCTAGGTACACTTCCTTCTGAATCAGGGTGGAAACACATTATTGGCTTAGGTATGCTTGCAGGTATAGGGTTTACAATGTCTATTTTTATTTCCCTATTGTCTTTTAGCGACGAAATGCATGTAACCGAAGCAAAATTTGCTATTCTTTGTGCTTCGGTTATTGCAGGTTTAGCAGGCTTTATTTTTCTAAAATCTATTAAAGAAAAAGCACCTGTTAAGGTTTAA
- a CDS encoding phosphoribosylanthranilate isomerase encodes MDKRLKVCGMKVPSNIEMVADLQPDYIGFIFYKGSKRYVADLSAQFVKDLPSNIKRTGVFVNEELRTVVERVLEYGLHAVQLHGDEPASYARELKALIDIEVIKAFGIDDQFDFDQLDAYSNSVDYFLFDTKTPDHGGSGRVFNWDLLKKYSLDKPYFLSGGIDLESIDEINRIKDERFYAVDVNSKFELEPGLKDIDKLIDFKNMLSY; translated from the coding sequence ATGGACAAGAGACTGAAAGTATGTGGAATGAAGGTGCCATCAAACATAGAAATGGTGGCCGACCTACAGCCTGACTATATAGGATTTATTTTCTATAAAGGCTCAAAAAGATATGTAGCAGATCTTTCAGCTCAGTTTGTTAAAGATCTTCCATCAAATATCAAAAGAACAGGTGTTTTTGTAAATGAGGAACTTAGAACAGTTGTAGAGCGGGTATTGGAATATGGATTGCACGCTGTTCAATTACATGGAGACGAACCTGCAAGTTATGCCAGAGAGCTGAAAGCTTTGATTGATATAGAGGTAATAAAGGCATTTGGAATTGATGATCAATTTGATTTTGATCAGCTGGATGCATATTCAAACTCTGTAGATTATTTTTTATTTGATACTAAAACTCCCGATCATGGAGGTTCCGGAAGAGTATTTAACTGGGATTTACTTAAAAAATACAGTTTAGATAAACCTTACTTTTTAAGTGGGGGAATTGATCTGGAAAGTATTGATGAAATAAACCGAATAAAGGATGAGCGTTTTTATGCAGTAGACGTTAACAGTAAGTTTGAACTGGAGCCAGGCCTAAAGGATATAGATAAATTGATTGACTTTAAAAATATGTTGTCCTACTGA
- the trpB gene encoding tryptophan synthase subunit beta, with protein MNYFVNEKGYYGDFGGAYIPEMLYPNVEELRQNYLKIIEDESFQKEFHQLLKDYVGRPSPLYLAKRLSKKYNANIFLKREDLNHTGAHKINNTIGQILLAERLGKKRIIAETGAGQHGVATATVCALRGLECVVYMGEIDIQRQAPNVARMKMLGATVVSATSGSKTLKDATNEAMRDWINNPVDTHYIIGSVVGPHPYPDMVALFQSIISEETKKQLIEQTGNDQPDYVLACVGGGSNAMGMFYHFIDDEKVKLVAIEAAGKGVDSGFSAATTALGKEGVLHGSRSILMQTEDGQVVEPHSVSAGLDYPGIGPQHAHLFKTGRGKYVSITDDESLQAGLLLTQMEGIIPAIESAHALAYLEKMNFKGGENVVVCLSGRGDKDMDTYMKYFGL; from the coding sequence ATGAACTACTTTGTAAATGAAAAAGGATACTACGGAGATTTTGGCGGAGCTTATATTCCGGAAATGCTATATCCTAATGTAGAAGAATTGCGACAGAATTACCTTAAAATTATTGAGGATGAAAGCTTTCAAAAAGAATTTCATCAGCTGCTTAAAGATTATGTTGGCAGGCCTTCACCATTGTATCTTGCTAAACGCTTATCGAAAAAATACAATGCCAATATCTTTCTGAAACGAGAGGACCTGAATCATACCGGTGCACATAAAATTAACAATACTATTGGGCAAATATTGCTTGCAGAACGTTTAGGTAAGAAACGTATTATTGCCGAAACTGGTGCCGGCCAGCACGGCGTGGCTACGGCAACTGTATGTGCATTACGCGGACTTGAATGTGTAGTGTATATGGGTGAGATTGATATTCAACGTCAGGCTCCTAACGTTGCCAGAATGAAAATGCTTGGCGCTACGGTTGTGTCGGCTACTTCTGGAAGCAAAACCTTAAAAGATGCTACAAATGAGGCTATGCGTGATTGGATAAATAATCCTGTAGATACGCATTATATTATTGGCTCTGTTGTAGGTCCTCATCCTTACCCAGATATGGTAGCTCTTTTTCAATCAATCATTTCAGAAGAGACTAAAAAACAACTGATAGAACAAACCGGTAACGACCAGCCTGATTATGTATTGGCTTGTGTTGGCGGTGGTAGTAATGCTATGGGAATGTTTTATCATTTTATTGATGATGAAAAGGTAAAACTGGTAGCTATAGAAGCAGCTGGTAAAGGAGTGGATAGTGGCTTTTCTGCAGCTACAACCGCTTTGGGTAAAGAGGGTGTATTGCATGGCAGCAGAAGCATTTTAATGCAAACTGAAGATGGTCAGGTTGTTGAGCCGCACTCGGTGTCGGCAGGTTTGGATTATCCTGGAATCGGCCCTCAGCATGCACACTTATTTAAAACTGGTCGCGGTAAGTACGTTTCAATAACCGATGATGAATCTTTACAGGCAGGCTTGCTGCTTACTCAAATGGAAGGGATTATTCCTGCCATAGAGAGTGCCCATGCATTGGCTTATTTAGAAAAAATGAATTTTAAAGGAGGAGAGAATGTGGTGGTTTGTTTGTCGGGTCGCGGCGACAAGGATATGGATACTTACATGAAATATTTTGGATTATAA
- the trpD gene encoding anthranilate phosphoribosyltransferase → MKKILNHLFENKTFSRAEAQRILTSIAHGEFNTSQIAAFITAYGMRNITVAELQGFRDAMLDLCVKLDFSDFELVDLCGTGGDGKDTFNISTLASFVVAGAGHKVAKHGNYGVSSGCGSSNVMEYLGYTFTNDQDTLKRSLDEAGICFIHAPLFNPAMKIVAPIRKELGVKTFFNMLGPMVNPSQPKNQIVGVFSLELARLYAYLYQDTDKNYTILHAVDGFDEVSLTCDFKTFSKKGESLLTVADLGFTQIDEQEIKGGDTVESSAKIFMDVLNDQCTDAQRNVVICNAALAIQTIDNTKSFADCFYEAEASLMSKNALNCFNKLTSR, encoded by the coding sequence ATGAAGAAAATACTTAACCACTTATTCGAAAACAAAACCTTTAGCAGAGCAGAAGCGCAAAGGATACTTACTTCTATTGCCCATGGCGAATTTAATACCTCGCAAATAGCTGCTTTTATTACTGCTTACGGAATGAGGAATATAACCGTTGCTGAGCTTCAGGGCTTTCGGGATGCAATGCTTGATCTTTGCGTAAAACTGGATTTTTCTGATTTTGAACTTGTTGATCTTTGTGGAACAGGGGGGGATGGTAAAGATACCTTCAATATTTCTACCCTTGCTTCTTTCGTTGTTGCAGGTGCAGGTCATAAAGTTGCCAAGCATGGTAATTATGGTGTGTCATCAGGCTGCGGTTCTTCAAATGTTATGGAGTATCTTGGTTATACTTTTACAAATGATCAGGATACTTTAAAACGTAGTTTAGATGAGGCAGGGATATGTTTTATTCATGCTCCACTATTTAACCCTGCAATGAAAATTGTTGCTCCTATACGTAAGGAATTAGGTGTTAAAACCTTCTTTAACATGCTGGGGCCAATGGTTAATCCTTCCCAACCTAAAAATCAGATTGTTGGCGTGTTTAGTTTAGAGCTAGCCAGACTTTATGCTTATTTATATCAGGATACGGATAAAAACTACACGATACTGCATGCAGTAGATGGCTTTGATGAGGTATCACTTACCTGCGATTTTAAAACTTTTAGTAAAAAAGGAGAATCATTGTTAACTGTTGCAGATCTTGGTTTTACGCAAATCGATGAACAGGAGATAAAAGGAGGGGATACTGTTGAGTCGTCGGCAAAGATTTTTATGGATGTACTTAATGACCAGTGTACCGATGCTCAGCGTAATGTTGTAATTTGTAATGCTGCGCTTGCTATTCAAACAATTGATAACACCAAATCTTTTGCTGATTGTTTTTATGAAGCAGAAGCTTCTTTAATGAGTAAGAATGCTTTGAATTGTTTTAACAAATTAACATCAAGGTAA
- the recR gene encoding recombination mediator RecR, whose translation MNFSSKLLEDAVNEFSKLPGVGQKTALRLVLHLLNKEQEEVEHFGNAIVRLRKEIKHCSVCHNISDSHICEICVAPKREKEVICVVEDTRDVMAVENTSQYFGVYHVLGGLISPMDGVGPSDLFIDSLVQRVATTPVKEIILALSATMEGDTTLFYLYKRLKDFQIPITTIARGIAFGGELEYADEITLGRSIITRVPYENSLIK comes from the coding sequence ATGAACTTTTCTTCTAAATTGCTTGAGGACGCTGTTAATGAATTTTCGAAGTTACCTGGCGTTGGACAAAAGACGGCTTTAAGGTTGGTTTTGCATTTATTGAATAAAGAGCAGGAGGAAGTGGAGCATTTTGGAAATGCAATTGTAAGGCTTAGAAAAGAAATTAAGCATTGTAGTGTTTGTCATAATATTTCTGATAGTCATATCTGTGAAATATGTGTAGCGCCCAAGCGTGAAAAGGAAGTGATTTGTGTTGTCGAAGACACCAGAGATGTAATGGCGGTAGAAAATACTTCGCAGTATTTCGGTGTTTATCATGTGCTTGGAGGGCTTATATCTCCAATGGATGGGGTAGGGCCATCTGATCTTTTCATCGATTCACTTGTGCAGCGTGTTGCTACAACTCCTGTAAAAGAGATCATACTTGCGCTTAGTGCAACCATGGAAGGCGATACTACACTCTTTTATTTGTATAAACGGCTTAAAGATTTTCAAATACCAATTACTACAATTGCCAGAGGGATTGCCTTTGGTGGAGAGCTGGAGTATGCTGATGAGATTACACTGGGAAGGTCTATCATTACCAGGGTGCCTTATGAAAACTCATTAATTAAATAA